The Gossypium hirsutum isolate 1008001.06 chromosome D03, Gossypium_hirsutum_v2.1, whole genome shotgun sequence genomic interval AAATTACTCTTTCAGCTTcaagatattttaattaaattattaacgtatcaatattataataattaattggTCCTTCTGTCAACCTAATCATTAGCTTAGGTATTAAATGTTAGTTCAAAATTAACGTGGgcatatttaaaaatatacaattgCCTAAATTGATGGTTAGATTAACAAAGAGACCTGGTTGATACAAGATTCATATTTCGAGAACTCAAATAGGAcgttttaaagtttatatgattTGGGTTATAGTTAAAGGACATTGTGAGTATGTTGCGGATTTAATCCCCCAACTattatttggtcatttttagccccatacttttttaatttgaaatttcaatcatAACCAAACAATAGCCGATAAATCAACtaagttaaattttactattgTCGCTATCTTAGGCGACAAACATATTATTACAAGTGTGATATCATGTTAACTTGTCATTCACATACTACTTTTAAAAAATCACATCGTTTTAGTTGTTGGATTTAACGACTATCATTCAAGACAGAATtaaaacttcaaatttcaaaaaagtataataactaaaaatgattaaattggagAACAAAGACTAAAACCACAACTTATACATAATATAAGACTAACAGCATAACTTGACCAAATGTTATTCTTTGGTTTAAGACtggaatttcaaaattaaaaaaatatagagaatgaatttgtccaaataaaaaataaaacgatTGAACCCTATATGTTGGTCTGACGGTTAAGATGTTCACCGCCCCAAGTGTGATCTGGGTTTGAATCGCACTAGTCGCGTTGTTGTTAAAGCTTTACCCGCCTCtcgtaattcaccaaaaaaaatgcTTATTATATCCATATGTTACTCGTAAAAAAGCTAGCTAATAAATTTACCAATTGTCATTTGcgttaagactaaaattttaaaatttaaagagtttACAGCTAAAAATGATCAAATCGGAAAATAAGGAGTAATTTGtaatttaacacataataaattttagggtttggatacaaaagttaatataaaataattaatgcgAAACTTTTTGCGCCCCTTCTAAACAAAATTGGAATTTCTCTAAATGGTTAATTTCTGAATGACAAGTCATCCCTAAATGgttaaaaacaaaattacaaaattttgagttaatctaatggtataattacataTTGACCCTtccctaaaatttaaaaatcaaagtattctcctaaaaatatataaattcaaatctaAATCCTCGTTAAATTTGAACCATTAAAATgcattgaaaatttttgtaagtTTTGTTATAATATATGCAGAAACTCGattttaaatttgtgatttttttaaccAAATGGTGAGTTTTCgaattaagggtctgtttgattgccagtaaaatattttccgtaaaatgatttctgaaaaatgttttacttttctgtaaaatgattcactgaaaaatattttctagtgtttgattgaatctgtgtaaaatattttctgctgcttggcagattttttgaaaatatttttcggaaaagttttttttacatatattaatatatattaataaatttttatattttaaattatttttacatatattgcaatgatttatttataataatactcaattattaagctacaatattaatcgttataaattgaaaaaaaactaatatcaaataaattatttgtaattgtgttaaaaaaacaagtattgaataattaaaaaaacaagttactggaaaatcgataaacagaagcatTTTTCTACCGCAAATGAAGGAATGAATGAaagaggcgatagagaggagagcacggaaaatgtcttacggaaattgaaagggtaagacattttccctaaaatgtaacccattttcccttgttttggagttcattttccaaatgaaaaatattttccgccaatcaaacgctggaaaagttggaaataattttccggaaaatcaatcccgtcaatcaaacagaccctaaaatGGAGAATGATATTTAGATACGAAAGCTTCAAATACCTTGTGTGCTTCGTTTTTCTGTTCTTCAGTGTTTCTTCGATTCGAGTTTGCTTTTGCTATATTTCGATGCTTTAGAGAAATTCTGCGAGAATTTTCACATTTGTGAGAGTTTGACTGACTTAGGCAAGTTTGAAGCAAAAAAATCGTCTAAGGCCGCATGATTGAGATACTAAAATTCTAGCCCTATGACACATGGCTTTATCTTAAATGTAAATTAGGGTTTACCTACTTAATTCTAAAAGTGTAATTTAATCCGACTCTAAAAAGTTGTTATTTTCCTATCCTTATATGATgtataagttgtggatttagcgCCTATACTCTAATTTGGTCGATTTTAGTTCttgcatattttaaattttgaaattccaGTCTTAATTCAAAAATTAGTTGTGAACTTAGTCAAGTCAAATCATGTTATTATTCCCATGTTATGTGTTGTAGGTTTAGTTGATATTatccaatttaatcatttataatttctatgcttttcgatttttaaaatttcaatcctcacTCGAATAAAAATCCTTAAATGCATCAACTAAAATgacatgagttttttttttgtgtcgTGATATTATACAATTGGTAACGTGTTTAACGTATaagatattaaaaataacaaaatttaactcgACGAATTTAACAATCATTATCGggtcataattaatattttaaaacttagAAAATACAGAGATTAAAAATCCAAGAAAAAAGTACAAATAAATCCAAGAAAAAAAATTGTCAGTTCATTGGTTAAAGCCATTAGACATGCAGCCGctaaaaagagatgaaaaattatcaaaataaaggcCTCTCTCGAAGGAATATAAAAAAGCATGCGTGTTGTCTGATTCGTAGGTGCCGAAAGCaaacaaacaacaacaaaaaagaacATGTTCTTCAACCATAATCATTCGATTTATAGCAGACATCAATTTTTGGTATTTTACATATAATGTTTAATGTATTCTTTTCTTGTCTTGATTCGTAACAAAATTATtcgttaaaatatttaaaatgtatttaatcGGATTAAAGATTAATGGGTCGGGTTGGATTCGGgttataaatttacaaatttattcatatttataaatatgtttattttgatattgaacttgattttttaagatttttagaaTAAAATTGGTAGTTTAACCAATTAGACCatcaatttttcatttaatcgGTTCAATTGAATGGATCAATTTTTTAGTTccattgaataaattattaaaatatttataatagagAAAATCAGTTCAATTGCTTGTTTAATCGGTCTAACTCCTTATTTCAAACCGATACCTCATTTGATTTCTGGTCTAACCAATCCGACCGATATATTGGTCTATCAAAGTTATGAAAACAATGCTCATCTTTTATTCTCGTTGATGCCTTTATGTGGGGGGTTGAACAAGAATAAATCGGGTTGTGTGGCTAAGGATATGCAAAACAATGAGGCCATATAAGGTGTCGGAACTGAGTCTTTGGGAAATCCAGCAGACTGGTATTAGCGTTTGTGAGGGCTTGCGAGTTGCAAAGTCAGATTGGTATCCAGGCTCCAGCAGTTGATAGTTGAGGTTGATGCTCTGTTGATTGTTCGCTTTCTAACACGACTGCCTAAGAAGAGTCATCTATTTGGCTCTCTCATGATAACTGTTGGACTCTGATACATGAAGGATGACTGGTTGATGTGTGACATATTCTTCGGAAAGGTAATAAATGTGCACTCTTCTACAAAATGATTCTTGTGAGCCTTCATGTGAGTTGGGCTCCAAACAAGTTGAGCCACTCGCTGGCTTTGTATTGCTTGAGCCACAATCATGGGCTTTCATGGATTTGAACTTAGCTCCATTTCTTTTGACATATAGCCATatttctaaatgaaaattttggtttgtaTTAAAGCTAAAAATCTCtattgtaaattaaaattttatttgattaaaatgaaatataaatgttaagaaaataaaattttaaaagtgttATCTGCACTAAATattcataaattattatataaattttaaattcatacttaaaactttaaatattcagatgaattttaaaaatattatgagTGTAATTGTAAATAGGTTTGTATTTATTGCATGTATAGTTTGAatttaacacattaaaaaaaattgtaacataTTTTTAAAGGATTATTTTTAACACGATAAACTTAAAATTATCTATGTAGTTACCGAACATATGTTTTAATGTGCTTCACATTAATTATGAGCATGTTAACGCCCAAGCTAATGGTGGCTTTAAAAGACGATTGATACAATATACATACCAAGGTTACTTGAACTAGATCAGACTGGCTGGTCAGATCGATTGGATCGAGATTCAATCAGGATATTAATTTAGAGAATAACATTAAACCAATTGACTCAAAAATTAGTATGGACTAGTTGAATTAGGTAAAAAAGTCAATTGAACCGAACAATTGATCTAGTTGAaccaaatatttaatatatttttataaacttgTAATGATTTATTTAGTTAAGCCTACAAGACGATTGATTCGATCAAACCAATTGAACAACGTAAACTAGTGACCTAATCAATTTGACTACAAATTTGATTCTCAAAATCTTGACCTATACTTTGAGTGCTCTAGACCAATTTAAACTTTTGACAATAGTTTAAGGACGAATGGTGAAATTAACTCAAACCCTTATTCTCTAAGCTAAATCAATGAAGATCTATCATGAATAAACATTAAACAgatcgaattaatattgaatccAATAGCACTAGAAATTACAGGCAATTACAGAAAAAGTTGCAAACTTTCAAtcctaaaaactttttttttctttcaaaacccTCCACTTTGATCATCTTCAACAACACCCTGAGCATTGCCATTATTCCCTTTTGTAGTTTTAGCTTCCATAAGCCTCCACATATACCAAGACCCAACCGATCTATAAGGCCTCCATTTCTCACAAATCTGTTCCATTTGCATTGGTTTAGGCAAATCCTTTAACCCATACAAACACTGCACCCCTTTCCTTACACCAAGGTCACCGACCGGCAAAACATCAGGTCTGTGCAACGAGAATATCATGAACATGTGGACTGACCAAGGACCGATCCCTTTCACCGACGTCAACATTTGGAACAACGTTTCATCGTCTGCCGTGAGAATCAAAGTGTCCGACAAAAACCCAGTCGAGAACTTATCGGAGAGGTCGTGGAGGTAGCTTGCTTTGCGAGCGGAGACGCCGGTTTCTCTGAGCTTTTGTGGGGTGAGAGAAAGGACCCTGTTCGGAACGACGTCGGAATGGGTTCCGCATAGGGAGACAAAGCGGGTGTAGATTGAATTGGCCGCTTTGGTGGCGAGTTGTTGGAAGATTATGGATTTGGTGAGAGAGAGGAAGGGGGAGTTATTAGGGGAGAGTTTTGGTGGGGCATGGGTTGAAATGAGGGCGGCGAGGAGAGGATCGGCTGAGCGGAGGTGGTTAAGAGCGGCGTCGATTTCGGGTTTTGTTGAtagagatttagggatttttatgaGGGGAGGGTGAGGGGATTTGGTTGGGTCGTTGTCGACGACGGTTGCAGTGGTGGTGAGTTTTCGGATTTTGCGGGACTGGAATGGGATTTTGGAGGACGGTGTGGGGTTTTCACGGAGCTTTTTTACGGTGGTTCTAGTGGTGATCGCGGTGGTTTGCGGCGGAGGATGGTTCATGGTTGAAATTTGTTTGCGTTTGGGCATTTTGGTGACAAAAGATTGTTGGACCGTGGGTGGGTTAAGTTTTCATAGTCTTGGGTTCTTGCACAtcaagtaattaatatttttactgaaaaaagtccaaaacttgaaaacaaaaataaaataaatggttagtattttacaaatattatatatattttattccgcgaacagttttaaaaaattataatttttaaaattattattaaaataaatagattttcaattgttgataaatatatatgtttttttatacaatatttaaaattacccaaaatttctctataactcataaataagaagataacgAACTTCAGCGCAGTCGAATTCAAGTCCTCTTATATTGACAACTATATCCATACAAATTAAATTAAGATTCACACCAAAATgcgtaattttaaatatttaataaatataaatcaataaaaataaccttaaacaaacaaatattaaaaaaaaatctcacaTGAATTAAATCAACAAAAGAATTGATGATTGCGAGACAATCTCTgtctacaaaattttaaaaaattgtgggGTCTTGTTTGTAGTTGCTTATTCCAAGGTTGAGCAAACCCAACTTGACATTCCTTTGAGTTTATCCTTTAACATTCTTTTGGTAATTAGCCTCCCTTcactataatataataattatgtaaatataaaaaattatttggtaTGATAtcagtaaaataattttatttaataaatatagtttaaaaagttacatgattttttttaaaattggaatatctgataatatttaaattctacttataaaattaaaaaaaatctcactAACACCAAATATTTacattgaaataattaatttaactttcACTCCGtggtatatttttatgtaatataaattaatttcttaatgATGTTAAATatatcttaataaattatatgGTAATGCTTAGACCTGATCACGAGTTGAGTTATTCGCCTAGGTTCGAAAGCTTCTTTGAAAAATAGAAGGGTTTAGACCcaaaaaataggtttggataaaaaataatgTATGTTTTCTAAATGGATTGGGCCTCGGGTGGAGTTTTTTTGTCCAATCCAGACTCGAATAagctattttgctaccattttgctATTAAATTGCTACTATTtagttgttattgtttggatattgtataacttttgttttattgttaattttgctactattttagaggcatttgcttgttaagttgcaactAACTTAGTATTActtaagtataaaaaaattttaatctatttttaatttgttgggaaacatttattttaatatttttagtgcatTTGACAAATTATattctaacatatatatataacataatctGAAAAAATTAATACAGGTAAGTTGGGTTGGACtcaaatttagtatttttaatttaggtCGGACTTGAGAAAATTTTTAGGCCAATTTTTTGGATAAAACCAGACCCGagcttaaaaacaaaaataaaattttatatcaacTCGAACCCAACCCGACTCAATCCCTGAACAAATTTAGTGacatgaaaaaaaatcataatcatttGATGAATTTCAATACCATCCgttataaattcaaatatttttaatctatgtaaagtttttaaaaaattgtctaaataaatcatatataaatgttttttaaaaatggTCTGTGTGAAGTTAATTTTAAGctctttcaatattttttaaaaatagaggTATTAGAACCATAATTAGACCAACTTAAGAAAGGTAAAATTACTATAAAGGCTCTTGTAGGAGTCGGATTGTATTGTCCCTCTActtaaaaaaaggtaaattaatctttatatatcaaattaaattacaaatcgattcatctattaaaaaattatttattcttattgTTGAAAACTAATCAATGTAcgttaatatgatatatttggtcATTCCATCAACCAAAGTacattttaacaatataaaaggATGcactttttaacaaaaatgatcgATATACTCTTTAAACTAACGTACAAAAATCaattaacttatttttaataaaaaattaaaatacaatctaactcttaatacCGAAATCTCCGTGCTACTTTTACCATGTAAGAAAAAGGGTGGTTTTTGCAAATGCATAATGGCGTTTCCCAAGGTGTGCATTAGAGGCCATATTGACGGTCAAGATCTCAAGAATATGACCATATCAGTACCTGTATCGGTTTTGGAAAAGTCCAAACCGGCAAAACCCCAAAAGGTCTCTAAAACGACAAATTGCATTACTATGTGTTCTGAACCGAACAGTGTCCTCTCCGGCTCAGAACAATCACACATTGTTAAACACAAAGCAATTGGATGATCAGATTTTTTATCAGCCAGAAGAATCAAAATGTAATAATTCTTATGACAATGAAATGAATTTGAAAAGATAAGCAATAAGGGTCTAGTTTTGTTTTTAGCCCCTATATTATACTCAAATGTTAAATTTACTTCATCTATTTACAATGTCTGACTGA includes:
- the LOC107909405 gene encoding DNA-3-methyladenine glycosylase 1, whose product is MPKRKQISTMNHPPPQTTAITTRTTVKKLRENPTPSSKIPFQSRKIRKLTTTATVVDNDPTKSPHPPLIKIPKSLSTKPEIDAALNHLRSADPLLAALISTHAPPKLSPNNSPFLSLTKSIIFQQLATKAANSIYTRFVSLCGTHSDVVPNRVLSLTPQKLRETGVSARKASYLHDLSDKFSTGFLSDTLILTADDETLFQMLTSVKGIGPWSVHMFMIFSLHRPDVLPVGDLGVRKGVQCLYGLKDLPKPMQMEQICEKWRPYRSVGSWYMWRLMEAKTTKGNNGNAQGVVEDDQSGGF